One genomic window of Trichlorobacter lovleyi includes the following:
- a CDS encoding sensor histidine kinase, protein MGIKQLLIVTNNTAAAQLAFQLLEAGPYQLHLVSTCEEARSVITQQRVDAILLGSPPYQHCLPSLEHLQESGSDPAVIALLDADEQERYLDCHKQGALDCLMAPFSVERLVKSIERCLAIKSLEREKRDFISMLSHDLKNPLTAAIGSIDLVREKRLGPLNREQGSYLLSAIESCNEVVAMIDNLLDIHRLEAGRIAFHKTPVNLSDLAQQVVAGFHGMIKHAQIHLQTQLEDDLPLLDLDRSKFSRVIANLLANAVKFTPCGGEISVRCYCGVSAASNVAVMLSIADTGNGIATIELPMIFDRFVQARNQTGRGSGGSGLGLAFCKMVVEAHNGTITADSREGVGSEFTITLPLPEQ, encoded by the coding sequence ATGGGCATCAAACAGCTTCTGATCGTTACCAACAACACCGCCGCCGCCCAACTGGCGTTCCAGCTGCTCGAAGCAGGGCCGTACCAGCTGCATCTGGTCAGCACCTGCGAAGAGGCCCGCAGCGTAATTACCCAACAACGGGTGGATGCCATCCTGCTTGGTTCTCCCCCCTACCAGCATTGTCTTCCCTCCCTGGAGCATCTGCAGGAATCCGGTAGCGACCCGGCGGTAATTGCCCTGCTGGATGCCGATGAGCAGGAACGCTATCTGGACTGTCACAAGCAGGGTGCGCTGGACTGCCTGATGGCCCCGTTCAGCGTTGAGCGGCTGGTAAAAAGTATAGAGCGTTGTCTGGCAATCAAGTCACTGGAACGGGAAAAACGGGATTTCATCTCCATGCTTTCCCATGATCTGAAAAACCCGCTCACCGCAGCGATCGGCTCAATTGACCTGGTCAGGGAAAAGCGGCTCGGCCCGCTTAATCGCGAACAGGGCAGTTACCTGCTTTCAGCCATTGAGAGCTGCAATGAAGTGGTGGCCATGATCGACAACCTGCTGGATATCCATCGTCTTGAGGCCGGCAGGATCGCCTTCCACAAGACGCCGGTCAACCTGTCCGATCTGGCACAGCAGGTGGTTGCCGGGTTCCACGGCATGATCAAACATGCCCAGATCCACCTGCAGACGCAGCTGGAAGATGATCTGCCCCTGCTGGATCTGGACAGGAGCAAATTCTCCCGGGTGATTGCCAACCTGCTTGCCAATGCCGTCAAATTCACCCCCTGCGGCGGCGAGATCAGTGTGCGCTGCTACTGCGGCGTATCGGCCGCCTCTAATGTTGCGGTCATGCTCAGCATCGCGGATACCGGCAACGGCATTGCAACCATCGAGCTGCCGATGATCTTTGACCGTTTTGTCCAGGCCCGTAACCAGACCGGACGTGGCAGCGGTGGCAGCGGGCTCGGCCTGGCGTTCTGCAAAATGGTCGTAGAGGCTCATAACGGCACCATCACTGCTGACAGCCGGGAAGGTGTCGGCAGTGAATTCACCATTACCCTGCCACTGCCTGAACAGTAA
- the ispD gene encoding 2-C-methyl-D-erythritol 4-phosphate cytidylyltransferase yields the protein MNKSHAFALIPAAGMGKRMGASMNKQYLQLGGIPIVARTLQVFQDSPLISGIILVIPEDEIPYCRREVVEKYQLSKVLHVVPGGSERQHSVLNGLQALQEHAASDDIILIHDGVRPFIDEPILQQSIDLAATGVGALVAVQTKDTIKVVQNGAVISTPERSTLWQAQTPQSFRFEQILAAHHQALQEGFLGTDDCSLLERFNGTVKIVNGSYRNIKITTPEDLVLAEAFLSQTAGGRP from the coding sequence ATGAACAAGTCACATGCCTTTGCCCTGATACCTGCCGCCGGAATGGGAAAGCGGATGGGAGCCTCCATGAACAAGCAGTACCTGCAACTGGGGGGCATACCGATTGTTGCCCGCACCCTGCAGGTATTCCAGGACAGCCCGCTCATCAGCGGCATCATACTGGTCATCCCGGAGGATGAGATCCCCTACTGCCGTCGTGAAGTTGTCGAAAAGTACCAGCTTTCAAAGGTACTGCATGTTGTCCCCGGCGGCTCAGAGCGCCAGCATTCGGTACTGAACGGACTGCAGGCATTGCAGGAGCATGCAGCGTCTGACGATATCATCCTGATCCATGACGGTGTCCGCCCGTTTATTGACGAGCCGATCCTGCAACAGTCCATTGATCTGGCCGCTACCGGTGTCGGCGCCCTGGTTGCCGTTCAGACCAAGGACACCATCAAGGTCGTACAGAACGGCGCCGTTATCTCCACCCCGGAGCGTTCCACCCTCTGGCAGGCCCAGACGCCCCAGAGTTTCAGGTTCGAGCAGATACTGGCAGCCCACCACCAGGCACTGCAGGAAGGTTTTCTGGGAACCGACGACTGCTCCCTGCTGGAGCGTTTCAACGGGACGGTCAAAATCGTGAACGGCAGCTATCGCAACATCAAGATCACCACACCGGAAGATCTGGTACTTGCCGAGGCGTTTCTCAGCCAAACAGCCGGAGGTCGGCCATAA
- the selA gene encoding L-seryl-tRNA(Sec) selenium transferase — translation MGGASQQDTRRKLPKMDKVLSWPEVASLRSLTSHVGLKQAVRNVLDQLRSSLAANPATELTPISISHLVRNQIRIAETPSLRRVINGSGVVVHTNLGRSPLAQAAEAALRDTAWGYSNLEFDLERGERGERYAHVENLICELTGAEAALVVNNNAAAVMLALSSLAAGQDVIVSRGELVEIGGSFRIPDVMRQSSAGLIEVGTTNRTHPRDYIGAITEQTALLLKVHTSNFAVVGFTAEVNTETMVRIGQEVGIPTMVDAGSGCLIDLARFGICGEATVQQHLQAGADIVTFSGDKLLGGPQAGLIAGRRDLVEKMKRHQLLRALRIDKLTLAALEATLRLYRDERVALTEIPTLRMLTMPPDALASQARRMLRRLRALLPHQFTLALQDGFSSPGGGSYPLLQLPSRLIEVTVDGLPPNRLEELLRNTTPPVVGRLQKDRFLLDVRTLHDNEIPLLAAALCQALELSL, via the coding sequence ATGGGCGGAGCATCACAGCAGGATACCAGACGCAAGCTCCCTAAAATGGACAAGGTACTGTCCTGGCCTGAAGTGGCCTCACTGCGGTCGCTCACCAGCCATGTCGGCCTGAAACAGGCGGTCCGCAACGTGCTTGACCAACTGCGCAGCTCACTTGCCGCTAACCCGGCGACCGAACTGACCCCCATCTCGATCAGTCATCTGGTACGCAATCAGATCCGCATTGCCGAAACCCCCAGTCTGCGGCGGGTGATTAACGGCAGCGGCGTGGTGGTGCATACCAATCTGGGACGTTCGCCACTGGCCCAGGCAGCAGAGGCTGCGCTGCGTGATACGGCCTGGGGCTATAGCAACCTTGAGTTTGACCTGGAGCGGGGAGAACGGGGGGAACGTTACGCCCACGTTGAAAACCTGATCTGCGAACTGACCGGTGCTGAGGCGGCCCTGGTGGTCAACAACAATGCCGCTGCCGTCATGCTGGCCCTCTCAAGCCTGGCAGCAGGCCAGGACGTGATCGTCTCCCGCGGGGAGCTGGTGGAGATCGGCGGCTCCTTCAGAATACCCGACGTGATGCGCCAGAGCAGCGCCGGCCTGATTGAGGTGGGCACCACCAACCGGACCCATCCCCGCGACTATATCGGGGCAATCACAGAGCAGACCGCCTTGCTTTTGAAGGTCCACACCAGCAACTTTGCCGTGGTCGGCTTCACGGCAGAGGTTAACACCGAAACCATGGTACGGATCGGCCAGGAGGTAGGGATACCGACCATGGTGGATGCCGGAAGCGGCTGCCTGATTGACCTTGCCCGCTTTGGCATCTGCGGCGAAGCCACGGTCCAGCAGCACCTTCAGGCCGGAGCCGACATTGTGACCTTCAGCGGCGACAAACTGCTGGGTGGACCGCAGGCTGGCCTGATTGCAGGCCGCCGCGACCTGGTTGAAAAGATGAAACGGCACCAGCTTTTACGGGCTCTGAGGATCGACAAACTGACCCTGGCAGCGCTTGAGGCGACCCTGCGTCTCTACCGCGACGAGCGGGTGGCACTGACCGAAATTCCAACCCTGCGGATGCTGACCATGCCGCCGGATGCGCTCGCCAGCCAGGCTCGCCGGATGCTGCGGCGCCTGCGCGCCCTCCTGCCCCACCAGTTCACCCTGGCCCTGCAGGATGGTTTCTCAAGCCCCGGTGGAGGCTCATACCCGCTCCTGCAGCTCCCCAGTCGCCTGATCGAGGTAACCGTTGACGGACTGCCGCCAAACCGTCTTGAAGAGCTGCTGCGCAACACCACCCCGCCCGTGGTGGGCCGGCTCCAGAAAGACCGTTTTCTGCTGGATGTGCGTACCCTGCACGACAATGAGATCCCCTTACTGGCCGCAGCCCTCTGCCAGGCCCTTGAGTTATCCCTATGA
- a CDS encoding GntR family transcriptional regulator, producing the protein MKRLKEKHLTLREKILETIRDAIISGTITSGSRVSEPDLAERFGISRTPIREAFRQLESEGYLTVIPRKGAVVSAFTQKDVEEFYAIKSILEGYAARLACTKLTSKEIERLQTINERLSELCKHSDIKQFFKVHNDFHDLFIKAADNDKLREMINLLVTRFQRLRLMSLAQPGRMEVSVQEHQKIIAAFLERDCETAELLVRKNAEYGGKVLLDETACEPGEAMDL; encoded by the coding sequence ATGAAAAGATTAAAAGAAAAACACCTGACGTTACGGGAAAAGATTCTGGAGACGATCCGTGATGCCATCATCTCCGGCACCATCACCTCCGGCAGCCGGGTCTCGGAACCGGACCTGGCCGAACGGTTCGGTATCAGCCGCACCCCGATCCGGGAAGCGTTCCGCCAACTTGAGTCAGAGGGCTACCTGACGGTGATACCGCGCAAAGGGGCGGTGGTCAGCGCCTTTACCCAGAAGGATGTGGAAGAGTTTTACGCCATCAAAAGCATCCTGGAGGGGTATGCCGCCAGGCTTGCCTGCACCAAGCTGACCAGCAAAGAGATCGAACGGCTCCAGACCATCAACGAGCGTCTGTCAGAGTTGTGCAAGCATTCTGACATCAAACAGTTTTTCAAGGTCCACAACGACTTTCATGACCTCTTCATCAAGGCGGCCGATAACGACAAACTGCGGGAGATGATCAACCTGCTGGTAACCCGTTTCCAGCGCCTGCGGCTAATGTCACTTGCACAGCCGGGCCGGATGGAGGTATCTGTGCAGGAACATCAAAAGATCATTGCCGCCTTCCTTGAACGCGACTGTGAAACCGCCGAGCTGTTGGTGCGAAAAAATGCCGAATACGGCGGCAAGGTATTGCTGGACGAAACCGCCTGCGAGCCGGGCGAAGCGATGGATCTGTAG
- a CDS encoding potassium channel family protein — MDPVRRLKISVVILLLLLTMGTGGYMLIEGWRLLDALYMTVITLATIGFKEVHDLSDQGKLFTMVLIVFGVSTLGYLVSSVAQLMFEGQIQRIIGRKKVEKRIDALKDHYIICGFGRIGSMICRELAANEVPFVIVERNTDVVERIEDARYLWMKGDATLDETLIRAGIQRATGLVSVVTSDSENVYITLTARGLNPELHILARSGEEGTELKLKRAGANKVVSPYAIGGMRMAQSILRPNVVDFIEIATASEHLDLQMEEICIPHDSEFAGHTLVSTGFRKETGVIIVGIKKSHGHMVFNPNPQAAIDEGDTLIVLGDPASVDKLEELVKRRIEPGHSARRKQGETVHA, encoded by the coding sequence ATGGATCCGGTTCGACGTCTTAAAATATCGGTTGTCATACTCCTGTTGCTGCTGACCATGGGGACCGGCGGGTACATGCTCATCGAGGGCTGGCGGCTCCTGGATGCGCTGTATATGACCGTGATTACGCTGGCCACCATTGGATTCAAGGAGGTCCATGATCTGAGTGATCAGGGTAAGCTCTTTACCATGGTCCTGATTGTGTTCGGTGTCAGCACCCTCGGTTATCTGGTCAGCAGCGTGGCCCAGTTGATGTTTGAAGGTCAGATTCAGCGGATCATCGGGAGGAAAAAGGTGGAAAAAAGAATAGATGCCCTCAAGGATCATTACATCATCTGCGGTTTTGGCCGGATCGGTTCGATGATCTGCCGGGAGCTGGCTGCCAATGAGGTCCCGTTTGTGATTGTTGAACGCAACACCGATGTGGTTGAACGGATTGAGGATGCCCGCTACCTTTGGATGAAGGGGGATGCCACCCTGGATGAAACCCTGATCCGGGCCGGTATCCAGCGTGCAACCGGTCTGGTGTCGGTGGTTACCTCGGATTCGGAGAACGTCTATATCACCCTGACTGCCCGCGGTCTGAACCCGGAACTGCATATCCTGGCCCGCTCCGGTGAAGAAGGAACTGAGCTGAAGCTGAAGCGGGCAGGGGCCAACAAGGTGGTTTCACCCTACGCCATCGGCGGCATGCGGATGGCCCAATCCATCCTGCGGCCCAATGTGGTTGATTTTATCGAGATCGCCACCGCCAGCGAACACCTTGATCTGCAGATGGAGGAGATCTGTATCCCCCATGATTCCGAGTTTGCCGGCCATACCCTGGTGAGTACCGGCTTCCGTAAAGAGACCGGTGTCATTATTGTCGGCATCAAGAAATCCCATGGTCACATGGTCTTTAACCCCAACCCGCAGGCTGCCATTGATGAGGGGGATACCCTGATTGTGCTGGGTGATCCTGCGTCGGTGGACAAACTTGAAGAACTGGTAAAACGCCGGATAGAACCGGGGCACAGCGCCCGCCGCAAGCAGGGGGAGACTGTCCATGCCTAG
- a CDS encoding sugar phosphate isomerase/epimerase family protein — protein MPSLLCAHVPWPRLAEHRSYLLDQRINPELYLPADALDTLDTLDTRQMQALSDDLVSHGLACTIHAAFMDLNPGSVDRAVRETTRQRVEQTLECAEMLKARVVVFHPGYSRLSYGSAVESWVANTVSFWQQQVPRIRATGCRVALENIFEEEPSTLLQVLNQLDPTLFGHCFDSGHFNMFCTVSLEEWFAALGSFIIESHLHDNHGVADEHLPVGEGEIDFQKITGLLKQYAPQAVWTLEAHSRERLERSMQAIQRYL, from the coding sequence ATGCCTAGTCTGCTCTGTGCCCATGTACCCTGGCCCCGCCTGGCGGAACACCGCTCTTACCTGCTGGATCAGCGGATCAATCCTGAACTGTACCTGCCCGCGGATGCCCTGGATACGCTGGATACGCTGGATACGCGGCAGATGCAGGCCTTGTCGGATGATCTGGTCAGCCATGGCCTTGCCTGTACCATCCATGCCGCCTTTATGGACCTGAACCCCGGCTCGGTTGACCGGGCGGTGCGCGAGACCACCCGGCAGCGGGTTGAGCAGACCCTGGAGTGCGCAGAGATGCTCAAGGCACGGGTGGTGGTGTTCCATCCCGGCTACAGCCGGCTCTCCTACGGTTCTGCAGTTGAGAGCTGGGTCGCCAATACGGTCTCCTTCTGGCAGCAGCAGGTGCCACGCATCAGGGCAACCGGTTGCCGGGTTGCCCTTGAAAATATCTTTGAAGAAGAACCTTCAACCCTGCTGCAGGTTCTGAATCAGCTTGATCCCACCCTTTTCGGCCACTGTTTTGACAGCGGACATTTCAATATGTTCTGTACGGTGTCGCTGGAAGAATGGTTTGCCGCCCTGGGCAGCTTCATCATTGAAAGCCACCTGCACGACAACCATGGCGTGGCTGATGAACATCTGCCGGTAGGGGAAGGGGAGATCGATTTTCAAAAGATAACCGGTTTGTTAAAACAGTATGCCCCCCAGGCGGTCTGGACCCTGGAGGCCCATAGCCGCGAACGTTTAGAACGATCAATGCAGGCAATCCAGCGCTACTTATAG
- the galE gene encoding UDP-glucose 4-epimerase GalE, with the protein MSEKILVTGGCGYIGSHVVRQLSEAGHSVVVYDNLSTGFQDALLHGEELIRAELADHAALEAAFQKHRFKTVLHFAAAIVAPESVSLPLKYYGNNTRNTLGLLEACVRHGVERFVFSSTAAVYGFPEGGSASEETLLAPINPYGTSKLMSEWMLRDTAAAHGLKYVALRYFNVAGADPQARIGQRTPEATHLIKIACQTALGQRQQAAIYGTDYPTPDGTGIRDYIHIEDLAAAHLAALGYLDKGGESTAINVGYGQGSSVREVLAMVKQVSGVDFRVVEEGRRPGDPACLVARAEKIKLLTDWQPRFNSLKTIVEDAWRWESKLAKR; encoded by the coding sequence ATGTCAGAAAAAATTCTGGTAACCGGCGGGTGTGGCTATATTGGCAGTCATGTGGTACGGCAACTTTCCGAGGCTGGCCATTCCGTGGTGGTCTACGATAATCTCTCCACCGGTTTTCAAGATGCCCTGCTGCATGGCGAAGAACTGATCCGGGCGGAGCTGGCCGATCATGCCGCTCTGGAAGCCGCCTTTCAAAAACACCGCTTCAAGACGGTGCTGCACTTTGCCGCCGCCATTGTGGCGCCGGAATCGGTCTCGCTGCCGCTTAAGTATTACGGCAACAACACCCGCAATACCCTCGGTCTGCTGGAGGCCTGCGTACGACACGGCGTTGAGCGCTTTGTCTTCTCCAGTACCGCTGCGGTCTACGGCTTTCCCGAAGGGGGCAGTGCCTCGGAGGAAACCCTGCTGGCGCCGATCAATCCCTATGGCACCTCCAAGCTGATGAGTGAATGGATGCTGCGTGACACGGCCGCTGCCCACGGCCTCAAGTATGTTGCCCTGCGCTACTTCAATGTGGCCGGAGCCGACCCCCAGGCACGGATCGGCCAGCGCACCCCGGAGGCGACCCACCTGATCAAGATCGCCTGCCAGACCGCCCTGGGCCAGCGTCAGCAGGCAGCCATCTACGGCACAGATTATCCCACACCGGACGGCACCGGCATCCGTGACTATATCCATATCGAAGACCTGGCCGCTGCCCATCTGGCTGCCCTTGGCTATCTGGACAAGGGGGGCGAGTCCACTGCCATCAATGTGGGCTACGGCCAAGGCAGCAGCGTACGTGAGGTGCTGGCCATGGTCAAACAGGTCAGTGGCGTTGACTTCAGGGTGGTTGAAGAGGGACGCCGCCCCGGTGATCCAGCCTGTCTGGTCGCCCGGGCCGAGAAGATCAAGCTGCTGACCGATTGGCAGCCACGCTTTAACAGTTTAAAAACCATTGTTGAGGATGCCTGGCGCTGGGAGAGCAAGCTGGCAAAGCGGTAG
- a CDS encoding HI0074 family nucleotidyltransferase substrate-binding subunit: MSLDYSSLENAITQLEKSIRFATSDMARQDTDLFEQLRNSVIQCFEFTYELSWKMLKRHLEAVSATPEELDSSTFQNLIRMGNEKGLLRSDWLRWKAYRQARTDSSHTYDSSKAEAVYALAPDFLEEARYLYQQLTSGKHDA; the protein is encoded by the coding sequence GTGAGCTTGGACTACTCATCGCTTGAAAACGCAATCACCCAGCTTGAAAAGAGCATCAGGTTTGCCACATCGGACATGGCCAGGCAGGATACCGATCTGTTTGAACAGCTACGAAACTCGGTTATCCAGTGTTTTGAGTTTACCTATGAGCTTAGCTGGAAGATGCTCAAACGCCATCTTGAAGCGGTGTCTGCCACCCCTGAAGAACTTGACAGCAGTACCTTTCAGAATCTGATCCGCATGGGAAATGAAAAAGGGCTGCTGCGCTCAGACTGGCTGCGTTGGAAAGCCTATCGCCAGGCCCGTACTGACAGCAGCCATACCTATGACAGCAGCAAAGCAGAGGCTGTCTACGCCTTGGCCCCTGATTTTCTGGAAGAAGCCCGCTATCTGTATCAACAGCTCACGAGCGGGAAGCACGACGCGTGA
- a CDS encoding nucleotidyltransferase family protein has translation MSSGTAIPLLDLRPHDREELQRILQQHLSGYTVWAFGSRVTGSHKPYSDLDLVIVTEQPLSLEQMASLREVFDESDLSIRVDLVDWATTSDSFRRVILQRYLVVQDRIVVK, from the coding sequence GTGAGCTCCGGGACAGCCATTCCCTTGTTAGACCTGCGTCCTCATGACAGAGAAGAACTGCAGCGGATACTACAACAACATCTGTCAGGCTACACCGTCTGGGCCTTTGGTTCGCGGGTAACCGGCAGCCACAAACCGTATTCCGATCTTGATCTCGTAATCGTTACTGAACAGCCCTTGTCACTGGAACAGATGGCCTCCCTGCGGGAGGTCTTTGATGAATCAGACCTGAGCATCCGGGTTGACCTGGTTGATTGGGCAACAACCAGTGACTCATTTCGCCGTGTGATTCTGCAGCGCTATCTGGTGGTGCAGGATAGGATTGTGGTGAAATAA
- a CDS encoding CBS domain-containing protein yields MDLVISHLNADFDCLGSLAAAARLYPGALLSFPGSQEKNLREFCARHPDLLPPFVRSKDIDLSRVTRLIVVDCQQGSRIGRFAELLERPGLTVHLYDHHPATADSISASGGVVRPVGATATIMTELLRERGVEPTPAEATLLLLGIHEDTGRLLFPTTTPEDYRAAAWLLERGARLHLADEILSPELTTPQVELLHDLLSTLKTSEVSGVRLSVAHASRSWYVGDIAGLAHMMRDMENLDLLVLVVAMADRVYLVARSRVPEVDVGELLRLFGGGGHASAASATVKGEALSVVLERLERNLLLIVHPRKTVGQIMSSPVRSLSSATTVQGARDLLVRYNYSAMPVLQGEQLLGIITRKVAEKTVYHGLGDRPVTEVMHTAVMRATPETPLATVMDHMVGGDRRFVPVFDGEKLVGVVTRTDLLRHLHGASQDGESLYDLERLSPEPKERELATLLRRRLPADSVQLLELLGKSGDALGVAVHAVGGFVRDLLLDVPNLDLDITVEGDGIFFAETFGEQHGCRVRPHQAFGTAVVVFPDGRKLDVASTRLEYYDSPGVLPTVERASLRHDLYRRDFTINTLALCLNTNRFGILLDFFGGQKDLQEKTVRVLHNLSFVEDPTRAFRAIRFEQRLGFQLDPHTEGLLRSAVRAGLVERVGGKRLLGELIQILKEQEPVPAVKRMAQLGLLPCIHSELRFGPDSEQLFAELERVLAWYQLLYLDTPLEPWTVWFLALMDRLDSPRYLEACRRLMMPERLMERVFGHRHQALKRLQHLRQMLGHGQEISNSQLHAGLHGMPVELLLYGLARSGKEDLRRLVSHYLTRLADAKALVSGTELQALGAARGPAIRSLKERLLAARLDGLIASKDEELALARQLIADQS; encoded by the coding sequence ATGGATCTGGTTATCTCACACCTGAACGCTGATTTTGACTGTCTGGGCTCCCTGGCTGCTGCTGCGCGGCTGTATCCGGGAGCCCTGCTCTCGTTTCCCGGCTCCCAGGAAAAGAATCTGCGCGAGTTCTGCGCCCGCCACCCTGACCTGCTCCCCCCGTTTGTCCGCTCAAAGGATATTGATCTCTCCCGTGTCACCCGCCTGATTGTTGTTGATTGCCAGCAGGGCTCCCGGATCGGCCGCTTTGCCGAGCTGCTGGAACGGCCCGGCCTGACGGTCCACCTCTATGACCATCATCCGGCCACTGCCGACAGCATCAGCGCATCGGGCGGGGTTGTCCGGCCGGTCGGTGCCACTGCCACCATCATGACTGAGCTGCTGCGGGAGCGGGGTGTGGAGCCCACCCCTGCAGAGGCAACCCTGCTGTTGCTGGGCATCCATGAAGACACCGGACGGTTGCTGTTTCCTACGACGACGCCGGAAGACTATCGTGCGGCCGCCTGGCTGCTGGAGCGGGGCGCACGCCTGCATCTTGCCGACGAGATCCTGTCGCCCGAGCTGACCACACCGCAGGTGGAGCTGCTGCATGATCTGCTCTCAACCCTGAAGACCAGTGAGGTCAGCGGGGTACGGCTCTCCGTGGCCCATGCCAGCCGTTCCTGGTATGTCGGGGATATTGCCGGACTGGCCCACATGATGCGGGATATGGAAAACCTGGACCTGCTGGTGCTGGTGGTGGCCATGGCGGACCGGGTCTATTTGGTGGCCCGCAGCCGCGTGCCTGAGGTAGATGTGGGGGAACTGCTGCGCCTCTTTGGCGGCGGCGGGCACGCCTCGGCTGCCTCGGCAACGGTTAAGGGTGAGGCGCTGTCCGTTGTGCTGGAACGCCTGGAGCGGAATCTGCTGTTGATCGTGCATCCCCGCAAGACTGTGGGACAGATTATGTCATCACCGGTCCGCAGCCTGTCCAGTGCCACGACAGTACAGGGAGCCCGTGATCTGCTGGTGCGCTACAACTACAGCGCCATGCCGGTGCTGCAGGGGGAACAGCTGCTGGGGATCATCACCCGTAAAGTGGCGGAAAAGACGGTCTATCATGGGCTTGGCGACCGGCCGGTAACCGAGGTGATGCACACCGCGGTGATGCGTGCCACCCCGGAGACCCCGCTTGCCACGGTGATGGACCATATGGTGGGTGGCGACCGCCGCTTCGTGCCGGTCTTCGACGGTGAGAAACTGGTGGGGGTGGTGACCCGCACCGACCTGCTGCGTCATCTGCACGGCGCGAGCCAGGATGGTGAGAGCCTGTACGACCTGGAGCGGCTTTCGCCGGAACCAAAGGAACGGGAGCTGGCGACCCTGCTCAGAAGGCGCTTGCCCGCAGATTCAGTACAGCTGCTGGAGCTGCTGGGCAAGAGCGGTGATGCGCTGGGGGTGGCGGTGCATGCGGTGGGTGGTTTTGTGCGGGATCTGCTGCTGGATGTCCCCAACCTTGATCTTGATATTACGGTGGAGGGGGACGGTATCTTTTTTGCCGAGACCTTTGGCGAGCAGCACGGTTGCCGGGTCCGTCCCCACCAGGCCTTTGGCACTGCAGTGGTGGTCTTTCCCGATGGCCGCAAGCTGGATGTGGCCAGCACCCGGCTGGAGTATTACGACTCACCCGGTGTATTGCCGACGGTGGAACGGGCCTCGCTGCGCCATGACCTCTATCGCCGCGACTTTACCATCAATACCCTGGCACTCTGTCTGAATACCAATCGTTTCGGCATCCTGCTGGATTTCTTTGGCGGCCAGAAGGATCTGCAGGAGAAGACGGTGCGGGTGCTGCACAACCTTTCCTTTGTGGAGGATCCGACCCGGGCCTTCCGGGCGATCCGCTTTGAACAGCGGCTGGGCTTTCAGCTTGATCCCCACACTGAAGGTCTGCTGCGTTCTGCAGTGCGGGCCGGGCTGGTAGAACGGGTCGGGGGCAAACGCCTGCTGGGGGAGCTGATTCAGATCCTGAAAGAACAGGAACCGGTGCCGGCGGTCAAGCGGATGGCCCAGCTGGGGTTGTTGCCCTGCATCCACAGCGAGCTGCGTTTCGGCCCTGACAGTGAACAGCTGTTTGCCGAGCTTGAGCGGGTGCTGGCCTGGTACCAGCTGCTCTATCTGGATACGCCGCTGGAGCCGTGGACGGTCTGGTTTCTGGCCCTGATGGACCGCCTTGATTCTCCCCGCTATCTGGAGGCCTGTCGGCGCCTGATGATGCCGGAACGCCTGATGGAACGTGTTTTCGGGCATCGTCACCAGGCCCTGAAACGTCTGCAGCATCTGCGGCAGATGCTGGGGCACGGGCAGGAAATCTCCAACAGCCAGCTCCATGCCGGTCTGCATGGCATGCCGGTGGAGCTGCTGCTGTACGGCCTGGCCCGTAGTGGCAAGGAGGATCTGCGGCGGTTGGTCTCGCACTACCTGACCAGACTTGCCGACGCAAAGGCCCTGGTCAGCGGTACCGAGCTACAGGCCCTGGGAGCGGCCCGCGGACCTGCCATCCGCAGCCTCAAGGAACGGCTGCTGGCGGCACGGTTGGATGGCTTGATCGCTTCAAAGGACGAGGAGCTGGCATTGGCCAGGCAGCTGATAGCAGACCAGTCCTGA